The proteins below are encoded in one region of Streptomyces marianii:
- a CDS encoding IucA/IucC family protein: protein MTVPPAGAAARARAAGPAAAGGELLLRVLSALLREDVAGLRSRGRPVERADGTWLRLETPGPDALLLPVREDGFQYVWAAREPLLRRESDGAGLTDTDTVLAELRSLAAPVDRGGFEAFAEECRQTLATVRLHEATEEEVLRTLAERHGPDPADWTGLSGGLALDTLAARLDHPVYPTARGRSGLAGAALRAYAPEFHPRFALRWLAVPREAVTAVGPLLGPAPSALGLSGLDGSHVALPVHPLTAAGPLGEAVRAAGLGDRAVPAPRAHLDVVPTLSMRTVALADRPGVHLKLPLATSTLGRLNRRTIKPGTLSDGAAVQRLLQAVTAREPRFRDTVLLADETRFAHAGHELLAVLLRRQPAGLDGCVVVPMAALLARAPGGRLVVDHLADRFHGGDPLALLDAVLTLLLDFQTTLFGYGIALESHQQNVSLVLDRTGRGPRLRLLLKDNDGPRVHGGRLRAALGTDAPGPGGFDDRRILTDGDAPLADLFTTVTVHLCAGAYAFGLARHGRAPLDRLLRLVRDRLAEAVERLGTGPGEPGAVLRARVLDAPELPVKAMVTAGTLLAKERSGASDINKHYTTGPNYLLRGV, encoded by the coding sequence TTGACGGTCCCCCCGGCGGGGGCCGCCGCACGGGCCCGGGCGGCCGGACCGGCCGCTGCCGGAGGCGAACTGCTGCTGCGGGTGCTGAGCGCCCTGCTGCGCGAGGACGTCGCGGGGCTGCGCAGCCGCGGCCGCCCCGTCGAGCGCGCGGACGGGACCTGGCTGCGGCTGGAGACCCCCGGACCCGACGCGCTGCTGCTGCCGGTGCGCGAGGACGGCTTCCAGTACGTGTGGGCGGCGAGGGAACCGCTGCTGCGCCGGGAGTCCGACGGCGCCGGGCTGACGGACACCGACACGGTCCTGGCCGAACTCCGTTCCCTCGCCGCGCCGGTGGACCGGGGCGGCTTCGAGGCGTTCGCCGAGGAGTGCCGTCAGACCCTCGCCACCGTACGGCTGCACGAGGCCACGGAGGAGGAGGTGCTGCGGACGCTCGCGGAGCGCCACGGCCCCGACCCGGCCGACTGGACCGGGCTGTCGGGGGGCCTCGCCCTGGACACCCTCGCCGCCCGGCTCGACCACCCCGTGTACCCCACCGCTCGCGGCAGGTCCGGCCTGGCCGGCGCGGCGCTTCGGGCGTACGCGCCGGAGTTCCACCCCCGGTTCGCGTTGCGCTGGCTCGCCGTGCCACGCGAGGCCGTGACCGCCGTGGGCCCGCTCCTCGGCCCGGCGCCCTCGGCCCTCGGACTGTCCGGCCTCGACGGCAGCCATGTCGCGCTGCCCGTGCATCCGCTCACGGCAGCGGGCCCGCTCGGCGAGGCGGTGCGCGCCGCCGGGCTCGGGGACCGGGCGGTTCCCGCGCCGCGGGCCCATCTGGACGTCGTACCCACCCTGTCCATGCGGACGGTCGCCCTCGCCGACCGGCCCGGGGTCCATCTGAAACTGCCGCTCGCCACCTCCACACTGGGCCGGCTCAACCGGCGCACCATCAAACCCGGGACCCTGAGCGACGGTGCCGCCGTCCAGCGTCTGCTCCAGGCCGTGACCGCCCGCGAACCACGGTTCCGGGACACCGTCCTCCTCGCCGACGAGACCCGTTTCGCGCACGCCGGGCACGAGCTGCTCGCGGTACTGCTGCGCCGCCAGCCCGCAGGACTCGACGGCTGCGTCGTCGTGCCGATGGCGGCCCTGCTCGCCCGGGCACCCGGAGGGCGGCTGGTCGTCGACCATCTGGCCGACCGCTTCCACGGCGGCGATCCGCTCGCGCTGCTGGACGCCGTTCTCACGCTGCTGCTGGACTTCCAGACCACGCTCTTCGGGTACGGGATCGCCCTGGAGTCCCACCAGCAGAACGTGTCTCTGGTACTGGACCGGACCGGCCGAGGCCCCCGGCTGCGGCTGCTCCTCAAGGACAACGACGGCCCGCGGGTCCACGGCGGCCGGCTGCGGGCGGCGCTCGGCACGGACGCCCCCGGGCCCGGGGGCTTCGACGACCGCCGCATACTCACCGACGGCGACGCTCCGCTCGCCGACCTCTTCACCACCGTCACCGTCCATCTGTGCGCAGGGGCCTACGCCTTCGGCCTCGCCCGCCATGGACGCGCCCCGCTGGACCGGCTGCTGCGGCTCGTCCGGGATCGGCTGGCCGAGGCGGTCGAGCGGCTCGGGACCGGACCGGGTGAGCCCGGGGCCGTGCTGCGGGCACGGGTGCTGGACGCACCCGAGCTCCCCGTGAAGGCGATGGTGACCGCGGGAACCCTGCTCGCCAAGGAACGTTCGGGAGCGTCCGACATCAACAAGCACTACACCACCGGCCCCAACTACCTGCTGCGGGGAGTGTGA
- a CDS encoding ATP-grasp domain-containing protein, producing MRLYLLALNPTDSVTEGFLPAARRLGLDVTLLTDRPAAHRAVYPDVEVLECDVHDFRAVVSRVSAHGTPEAVFTNSDHLQTQAALAADYFGLAAKDWRAALRTKDKAEMRRRLAASGADTVRSVELTAGQDAAAVAADLPYPCVVKPREGVASEDVVMVGDAPELVRRCEEIRARRPGAALVVEEYLPGEVFTLETLGDGRVLHVLGGFRTELSPPPYFVEERLTYVPRHPRDIETQVLAQLDALGVGFGACHTEFTVHEGRARIIEVNYRAIGDQCDLLLAGLLDIPLFEHVLRTHLGEPLPPALGARTDGAARLDYPCADRAGTLTSAPGATEVEADGVKLTYRPLRGLGERRPVYGTNRDFLGVVRATGTDRSAVDRAVTAFLAAQRWEITP from the coding sequence ATGCGGTTGTACCTGCTTGCCCTGAACCCGACCGACTCGGTCACCGAGGGATTCCTCCCGGCCGCCCGCCGGCTGGGCCTGGACGTCACACTGCTCACCGACCGGCCCGCCGCACACCGCGCCGTGTACCCGGACGTCGAGGTGCTGGAGTGCGACGTGCACGACTTCCGGGCCGTGGTCTCCCGCGTGTCCGCCCACGGCACCCCCGAGGCGGTGTTCACCAACAGCGACCACCTGCAGACCCAGGCCGCGCTCGCCGCCGACTACTTCGGGCTGGCCGCGAAGGACTGGCGGGCGGCGCTGCGCACGAAGGACAAGGCCGAGATGCGCCGCCGGCTGGCCGCCTCGGGCGCCGACACCGTGCGGTCCGTGGAACTGACCGCCGGGCAGGACGCCGCCGCCGTCGCCGCCGACCTCCCCTACCCGTGCGTCGTCAAGCCGCGCGAGGGCGTGGCGAGCGAGGACGTCGTCATGGTCGGGGACGCGCCGGAACTGGTGCGGCGCTGCGAGGAGATCCGCGCGCGGCGGCCGGGGGCCGCGCTGGTGGTCGAGGAGTACCTGCCCGGCGAGGTGTTCACCCTGGAGACCCTCGGCGACGGGCGGGTACTCCATGTGCTGGGCGGGTTCCGCACCGAACTGTCCCCTCCCCCGTACTTCGTCGAGGAGCGGCTGACCTACGTCCCCCGGCACCCGAGGGACATCGAGACGCAGGTGCTCGCCCAACTCGACGCGCTCGGCGTCGGGTTCGGCGCCTGCCACACGGAGTTCACGGTGCACGAAGGCCGCGCGCGGATCATCGAGGTCAACTACCGTGCCATCGGGGACCAGTGCGATCTGCTGCTCGCCGGGCTGCTGGACATACCGCTCTTCGAGCACGTCCTGCGCACGCATCTCGGTGAGCCGCTCCCGCCGGCGCTGGGCGCGCGGACCGACGGGGCGGCCAGGCTCGACTACCCGTGCGCCGACCGTGCCGGGACGCTGACGTCGGCCCCCGGGGCGACCGAAGTGGAGGCGGACGGAGTGAAACTGACGTACCGGCCGCTGCGCGGCCTCGGCGAGCGCCGCCCGGTGTACGGCACCAACCGGGACTTCCTCGGCGTGGTGCGGGCCACCGGAACCGACCGGTCGGCCGTGGACCGCGCCGTGACCGCGTTCCTGGCCGCGCAGCGCTGGGAGATCACGCCTTGA
- a CDS encoding (2Fe-2S)-binding protein, with amino-acid sequence MTLAPVYPHASAVSCSALAGSVFRRLVVLCPALEADVAETGSRTPQGWVDGAELAARPEFLDALVAAETLRTERDHGRTPRPDVAASRALHDYLWSVGLLMSGPWCLERRVPRIRPESVRVSLTTGAYSVVPGGFACLPGDPAAGLPGVRVLPHEEALRAELRAAFADHVRPLLTVIAPLVRRGPRALWGMAGDDLVSGVWYLGRMLGEEERGVRAATELLPEPVPPFPGGADFRRLAGREGRSYPTRTRAGCCLHYTVRPAEACATCPRTGDAERLRRLEGDRPR; translated from the coding sequence GTGACCCTGGCTCCGGTGTACCCTCACGCCTCCGCCGTGAGCTGCTCCGCCCTGGCCGGTTCGGTATTCCGCAGGCTGGTGGTGCTCTGCCCGGCACTCGAGGCGGACGTCGCGGAGACCGGTTCCCGGACCCCGCAGGGCTGGGTCGACGGCGCCGAGCTTGCCGCCCGCCCCGAGTTCCTGGACGCTCTGGTCGCCGCCGAGACCCTGCGGACGGAGCGCGACCACGGCCGTACTCCGCGTCCCGACGTCGCCGCCTCCCGTGCGCTGCACGACTACCTCTGGTCCGTCGGTCTGCTGATGAGCGGCCCCTGGTGCCTTGAGCGCCGCGTCCCGCGGATCCGGCCCGAGAGTGTCCGCGTCAGCCTCACCACCGGGGCGTACTCCGTCGTACCCGGCGGCTTCGCGTGCCTCCCCGGCGATCCGGCCGCCGGGCTGCCGGGCGTGAGGGTGCTGCCGCACGAGGAGGCCCTGCGCGCGGAGCTGCGCGCCGCTTTCGCCGACCATGTGCGTCCGCTGCTGACCGTGATCGCCCCGCTGGTGCGCCGCGGGCCCCGTGCCTTGTGGGGCATGGCGGGCGACGACCTGGTGTCCGGCGTCTGGTACCTCGGCCGGATGCTGGGGGAGGAGGAGCGCGGTGTGCGGGCCGCGACCGAACTGCTGCCGGAGCCCGTCCCCCCGTTCCCCGGCGGTGCCGACTTCCGCCGGCTCGCCGGCCGCGAGGGCCGGTCGTACCCGACCCGCACCCGCGCGGGCTGCTGCCTCCACTACACCGTCCGCCCGGCCGAGGCGTGCGCCACCTGCCCCCGTACGGGTGACGCCGAGCGGCTGCGCCGGCTGGAGGGTGACCGCCCCCGCTGA
- a CDS encoding right-handed parallel beta-helix repeat-containing protein, with the protein MTKRQFMYLGCVALMVTSGLGAAAPAGARTTYDVVPGESIQLAVDRARPGDTIDIAPGVYRESVIIRKSDLTLRGAGERTVLMPSTAKPTHVCGLGGNGICVIGTDARPATNVRVHSLTVSQFKKNGVWASRTNKLSIRGVTALRNGNWGIAQERSLRSEIRGNAVRDNAESGIFVSNTIDTEAGAVNTRRTVVMDNLLAGNRIGITVRRLRNLYVNNNVVTGNCAGMFVVGDEGVPRTGDLTVRGNRVHHNNKSCAKTARLPRIQGAGIVLTGVEGATVASNAVWSNVGTSPFSGGIVLFKSIVGAPNSGNVIKDNMLVANRPADLANRDTGTGNTFSGNYCRLSEKAGKCA; encoded by the coding sequence ATGACGAAACGACAGTTCATGTACCTCGGCTGTGTCGCTCTGATGGTGACCTCGGGACTGGGCGCGGCGGCACCGGCAGGAGCCCGCACCACCTACGACGTGGTCCCCGGCGAGTCGATCCAGCTCGCGGTCGACCGGGCGCGCCCCGGAGACACCATCGACATCGCCCCCGGCGTCTACCGGGAGAGCGTCATCATCAGGAAGTCCGACCTGACGCTGCGAGGCGCGGGCGAGCGGACCGTCCTCATGCCCTCCACGGCCAAGCCGACACACGTCTGCGGGCTGGGCGGCAACGGCATCTGCGTCATCGGGACCGACGCCAGGCCCGCCACCAACGTCCGGGTCCACTCGCTGACGGTGTCGCAGTTCAAGAAGAACGGCGTCTGGGCCTCGCGCACCAACAAGCTGAGCATCCGCGGCGTCACCGCGCTGAGGAACGGCAACTGGGGCATCGCCCAGGAGCGCTCCCTGCGGTCCGAGATCCGCGGCAACGCGGTCCGTGACAACGCGGAGTCGGGCATCTTCGTGTCGAACACCATCGACACCGAGGCCGGCGCCGTCAACACCCGCCGCACCGTGGTCATGGACAACCTGCTGGCCGGGAACCGCATCGGCATCACCGTCCGGCGCCTGCGGAACCTGTACGTGAACAACAACGTCGTCACCGGCAACTGCGCGGGCATGTTCGTCGTGGGCGACGAGGGCGTCCCCCGGACGGGCGACCTGACCGTGCGCGGCAACCGCGTGCACCACAACAACAAGTCCTGCGCCAAGACCGCACGGCTCCCGAGGATCCAGGGCGCCGGCATCGTCCTCACCGGTGTCGAGGGCGCCACCGTCGCGTCGAACGCCGTCTGGAGCAACGTCGGCACTTCCCCGTTCTCCGGCGGGATCGTGCTCTTCAAGAGCATCGTGGGTGCCCCCAACAGCGGTAACGTCATCAAGGACAACATGCTGGTGGCCAACCGTCCGGCGGACCTCGCCAACCGGGACACCGGCACCGGCAACACCTTCTCCGGCAACTACTGCCGCCTGTCCGAGAAGGCGGGGAAGTGCGCATGA
- a CDS encoding methyltransferase, with amino-acid sequence MTTGTTGAAADTAGATVRTATPPSMRLRELVFGAALAGSVRAAARLGVADALGETPATAEDLAAAVEADPRALRRMLRALTCYGIFTEHADGTFAHTEMSRLLREDDPHSLKYISLWCTEPWTWDAWPRLDEAVRTGRSVFEGLYGKGFFDHLHEDAHESAHVFNQAMTTSSMQSALDVAELLDLTGAATVADIGGGQGHVLASLLEKNPGLRGTLLDLPRVVANADPRLRDGGSLADRVTIVPGDCREAIPVEADVYIIKNILEWDDDSTRRTLRNVVSAARPGARVVVIENLVDDTPSMKFTTSMDLLLLLNVGGAKHTRQSMTARMADAGLVVGDFRPVNAYLHAFDSVTPGG; translated from the coding sequence ATGACGACCGGCACGACCGGCGCGGCCGCGGACACCGCGGGTGCCACCGTCCGGACCGCCACCCCGCCGTCCATGCGGTTGAGGGAGCTCGTCTTCGGCGCCGCCCTGGCCGGCTCCGTACGGGCCGCCGCCCGGCTCGGCGTCGCGGACGCGCTGGGCGAGACACCGGCAACCGCCGAGGACCTGGCGGCGGCCGTCGAGGCCGACCCCCGGGCACTGCGGCGGATGCTGCGCGCGCTGACCTGCTACGGCATCTTCACCGAGCATGCGGACGGCACGTTCGCCCACACCGAGATGTCGCGGCTGCTGCGGGAGGACGACCCGCACAGCCTGAAGTACATCTCCCTGTGGTGCACCGAACCGTGGACCTGGGACGCCTGGCCCCGCCTCGACGAGGCGGTGCGGACGGGCCGGAGCGTCTTCGAGGGCCTGTACGGCAAGGGCTTCTTCGACCACCTCCACGAGGACGCGCACGAGTCCGCGCACGTCTTCAACCAGGCCATGACCACCTCCAGCATGCAGTCCGCGCTGGACGTGGCGGAACTGCTCGACCTCACGGGAGCGGCCACCGTCGCGGACATCGGCGGTGGCCAGGGCCACGTCCTGGCGAGTCTGCTGGAGAAGAACCCCGGCCTCAGGGGCACGCTGCTGGACCTGCCCCGCGTCGTGGCCAACGCCGATCCCCGGCTGCGGGACGGCGGATCCCTCGCCGACCGGGTCACCATCGTCCCCGGCGACTGCCGGGAGGCCATCCCGGTCGAGGCCGACGTCTACATCATCAAGAACATCCTGGAATGGGACGACGACAGCACCCGCAGAACCCTCCGCAACGTCGTCTCGGCCGCCCGTCCGGGGGCCAGGGTGGTGGTCATCGAGAACCTCGTCGACGACACTCCGTCGATGAAGTTCACCACGTCGATGGACCTGCTGCTGCTCCTCAACGTGGGTGGTGCGAAGCACACCCGGCAGAGCATGACCGCCAGGATGGCGGACGCCGGTCTCGTCGTCGGCGACTTCCGCCCGGTCAACGCGTACCTCCACGCGTTCGACAGCGTCACCCCCGGCGGCTGA
- a CDS encoding TcmI family type II polyketide cyclase: protein MHHALIVARMAPDSAHDIAKVFEASDRGELPDLVGVTRRSLFQFGDVYLHLIEADRPPGPAVAKVAGHPEFRDISDKLSAYVSAYDPETWRSPKDAMAHEFYRWERTAKG from the coding sequence ATGCACCACGCCCTCATCGTCGCCCGTATGGCACCGGACTCGGCCCATGACATCGCCAAGGTGTTCGAGGCCTCCGACCGGGGCGAACTGCCCGACCTGGTCGGGGTGACCCGGCGCAGCCTCTTCCAGTTCGGCGATGTCTACCTCCATCTGATCGAAGCCGACCGGCCGCCGGGGCCGGCGGTGGCCAAGGTGGCGGGCCACCCCGAGTTCCGTGACATCAGCGACAAGCTCTCCGCCTACGTCAGCGCGTACGACCCGGAGACCTGGCGCAGCCCGAAGGACGCCATGGCCCACGAGTTCTACCGCTGGGAGCGAACGGCGAAGGGATGA
- a CDS encoding SRPBCC family protein — MSGHTENKIVINAPMDLVWDVTNDIENWPQLFSEYASVEILEREGNRTKFRLTMHPDENGTVWSWVSERVVDPGARTVRARRVETGPFQHMDIHWKYTRTPDGVLMHWTQDFAMKPGAPVDDDWMTDNINKNSKVQMALIKEKIEQRARERGAPVSVHSD; from the coding sequence GTGTCCGGGCACACCGAGAACAAGATCGTCATCAACGCTCCCATGGACCTCGTCTGGGACGTCACCAACGACATCGAGAACTGGCCCCAGCTGTTCAGCGAGTACGCCTCCGTCGAGATCCTGGAGCGCGAGGGCAACCGGACGAAGTTCCGGCTGACCATGCACCCGGACGAGAACGGAACGGTCTGGAGCTGGGTGTCGGAGCGCGTCGTCGACCCGGGTGCGAGGACCGTGCGCGCCCGACGGGTCGAGACGGGCCCCTTCCAGCACATGGACATTCACTGGAAGTACACCCGGACGCCCGACGGCGTCCTCATGCACTGGACCCAGGACTTCGCGATGAAGCCGGGCGCCCCGGTCGACGACGACTGGATGACCGACAACATCAACAAGAACTCCAAGGTCCAGATGGCCCTCATCAAGGAGAAGATCGAGCAGCGCGCCCGGGAACGCGGCGCGCCGGTCTCGGTCCACTCCGACTGA
- a CDS encoding acyl carrier protein codes for MTMQISKLTIEELAALMKKGAGITVDPAEMGGRPEARFDEYGLDSLGLLGIVGELENRYGRALPQDADRCKTPREFLDLVNNSLMAGA; via the coding sequence ATGACCATGCAGATCTCCAAGCTGACCATCGAAGAGCTGGCCGCTCTGATGAAGAAGGGCGCCGGCATCACCGTCGACCCCGCGGAGATGGGCGGCCGCCCCGAGGCGCGGTTCGACGAGTACGGCCTCGACTCCCTCGGCCTCCTCGGCATCGTCGGGGAGCTCGAGAACCGCTACGGCCGTGCACTCCCCCAGGACGCGGACCGCTGCAAGACCCCGCGCGAATTCCTCGACCTCGTCAACAACTCCCTCATGGCAGGAGCCTGA
- a CDS encoding beta-ketoacyl synthase N-terminal-like domain-containing protein, translating to MSPRQDRRPVVTGIGVVAPNGVGADAFWKSTREGISVLDHITREGCDHMPVRVAGEVRGFDPESLVEERYLVQTDRFTHFAMAAADMALADARITSGDYSESPFAVGVVTAAGSGGGEFGQRELQRLWGQGSRYVGPYQSIAWFYAASTGQISIRGGFKGPCGVVASDEAGGLDALAHAARAIGRGTDAVVIGAAEAPLAPYSLVCQLGYRELSTSEDPERAYRPFTSAASGFVPAEGGAMLVVEEESAARRRGAAVRAVVAGHAATFTGASRWEESREGLAQAIRGALAEARCAPEEIDVVFADALGIPDADRAEALALADALGTHGRRVPVTAPKTGTGRAYCGAPVLDTAAAVLALQDGVVPPTPNVFDVCHELEVVTGRPRPAELRTALVLSRGLMGSNAALVLRHGANTR from the coding sequence ATGAGTCCTCGGCAGGACCGGCGACCGGTCGTCACCGGAATCGGTGTCGTCGCCCCCAACGGGGTCGGCGCCGATGCCTTCTGGAAGTCCACACGGGAGGGCATCAGCGTCCTCGACCACATCACACGTGAAGGCTGCGACCACATGCCGGTCCGGGTCGCGGGAGAGGTCCGCGGCTTCGACCCGGAATCCCTGGTCGAGGAGCGCTACCTCGTCCAGACCGACCGGTTCACGCACTTCGCGATGGCCGCCGCCGACATGGCGCTGGCCGACGCGAGGATAACGTCAGGTGACTACAGCGAATCCCCGTTCGCCGTGGGTGTGGTCACCGCGGCCGGCTCGGGCGGCGGCGAGTTCGGCCAGCGGGAGCTTCAGCGGCTGTGGGGACAGGGTTCGCGCTATGTGGGCCCGTACCAGTCCATCGCCTGGTTCTACGCGGCGAGCACCGGTCAGATCTCCATCCGCGGCGGGTTCAAGGGCCCCTGCGGTGTGGTGGCCAGTGACGAGGCGGGCGGTCTCGACGCCCTCGCGCACGCGGCCCGGGCCATCGGCCGGGGCACGGACGCGGTCGTCATCGGGGCGGCGGAGGCGCCGCTCGCGCCGTACTCGCTGGTCTGCCAGCTCGGATACCGGGAACTCAGCACGAGCGAGGACCCGGAACGGGCCTACCGGCCCTTCACCTCGGCCGCGAGCGGTTTCGTGCCCGCGGAGGGCGGGGCCATGCTCGTCGTCGAGGAGGAGTCGGCCGCCCGCCGGCGGGGCGCCGCGGTCCGCGCCGTGGTCGCCGGTCACGCGGCGACGTTCACCGGAGCCTCCCGGTGGGAGGAGTCGCGCGAGGGGCTGGCCCAGGCGATCCGGGGAGCCCTGGCGGAGGCCAGGTGCGCGCCCGAGGAGATCGACGTCGTCTTCGCGGACGCGCTCGGCATCCCGGACGCGGACCGTGCCGAGGCCCTGGCGCTCGCCGACGCGCTGGGGACCCACGGACGGCGGGTGCCGGTGACCGCCCCCAAGACCGGTACGGGCCGGGCGTACTGCGGAGCGCCCGTGCTGGACACGGCTGCCGCCGTGCTCGCTCTGCAGGACGGTGTCGTCCCGCCCACGCCCAACGTCTTCGACGTGTGCCACGAGCTCGAGGTGGTCACCGGCAGGCCCCGTCCTGCCGAGCTGCGCACCGCCCTGGTGCTGAGCCGAGGACTCATGGGCTCGAACGCGGCGCTCGTGCTGCGGCACGGCGCCAACACCCGGTGA
- a CDS encoding beta-ketoacyl-[acyl-carrier-protein] synthase family protein yields the protein MTRRVAVTGVGIVAPGGVGIPAFWDLLANGRTATRGITLFDPTGFRSRIAAECDFDPKEHGLGPEEVQRADRYVQFAMVAAREALRDAGLDPEMEDPWRIGVSLGTAVGGTTRLEHDYVKVSSSGRRWDVDPSEAEPHLHRAFSPSALASEVAEQTGAHGPVQTVSTGCTSGLDAIGYAFHAIEEGRVDVCVAGASDSPISPITVACFDAIKATSPNNDDPAHASRPFDARRDGFVMGEGGAVLVLEELEHARARGATVYCEIGGYATFGNAYHMTGLTREGLEMARAIDSALDHARIDGSDIDYVNAHGSGTQQNDRHETAAVKQSLGSHAYKVPMSSIKSMVGHSLGAIGAIEVVACVLALANQVVPPTANYETPDPECDLDYVPRTARALKLRNVLSVGSGFGGFQSAVVLTRPGGRTP from the coding sequence ATGACCCGGCGCGTGGCGGTCACCGGTGTCGGCATAGTCGCGCCGGGGGGTGTCGGGATACCGGCGTTCTGGGACCTCCTGGCCAACGGCCGCACGGCGACGCGCGGCATCACCCTCTTCGACCCGACCGGCTTCCGCTCGCGGATCGCCGCCGAGTGCGACTTCGACCCGAAGGAGCACGGTCTGGGGCCGGAGGAGGTGCAGCGCGCGGACAGGTACGTCCAGTTCGCGATGGTCGCCGCCCGGGAGGCGCTCCGGGACGCCGGTCTCGACCCGGAGATGGAGGACCCCTGGCGGATCGGGGTGTCGCTCGGCACCGCCGTGGGCGGCACCACCCGGCTGGAGCACGACTACGTCAAGGTCAGCAGTTCCGGTCGGCGCTGGGACGTGGACCCGAGCGAGGCGGAACCGCATCTGCACCGGGCGTTCTCGCCCAGCGCCCTCGCCTCCGAGGTCGCCGAGCAGACGGGCGCCCACGGTCCGGTCCAGACCGTGTCCACGGGCTGCACCTCCGGCCTGGACGCGATCGGGTACGCCTTCCACGCGATAGAGGAGGGCAGGGTCGACGTGTGCGTGGCCGGCGCGTCGGACTCGCCCATCTCCCCCATCACCGTGGCGTGCTTCGACGCGATCAAGGCCACGTCACCCAACAACGACGATCCGGCCCACGCCTCCCGCCCCTTCGACGCGCGCCGTGACGGGTTCGTCATGGGCGAGGGCGGAGCCGTGCTCGTCCTGGAGGAACTCGAACACGCGCGGGCCCGCGGTGCCACGGTGTACTGCGAGATCGGCGGCTACGCCACGTTCGGCAACGCGTACCACATGACGGGTCTCACCCGTGAGGGCCTGGAGATGGCGCGTGCCATCGACAGCGCCCTGGACCACGCCCGGATCGACGGGTCGGACATCGACTACGTCAACGCGCACGGCTCCGGTACGCAGCAGAACGACCGGCACGAGACGGCCGCGGTGAAGCAGTCGCTCGGCTCCCACGCGTACAAGGTCCCGATGAGTTCCATCAAGTCCATGGTGGGTCACTCGCTCGGGGCGATCGGGGCGATCGAGGTCGTCGCATGCGTGCTGGCACTGGCCAACCAGGTGGTGCCGCCGACGGCGAACTACGAGACCCCCGACCCCGAGTGCGATCTCGACTACGTGCCGCGCACGGCGCGCGCCCTCAAGCTGCGCAACGTGCTCTCGGTCGGCAGCGGATTCGGCGGGTTCCAGTCCGCCGTGGTCCTGACCCGGCCAGGAGGGAGGACACCATGA
- a CDS encoding cupin domain-containing protein, with protein sequence MTTPHRIVDLSETQHNTKRGGDLRAMLTPTAVGATSGFMGLATVEPGDRIGEHYHPYSEEFVYVVCGEMEVDLDDETLSIRPDQGLFIPPYVRHRFRNVGSAQARMVFHLGPLAPRPELGHVDTEETPVAEAAAAHRPPERTGTAS encoded by the coding sequence ATGACCACACCCCATCGCATCGTCGATCTCAGCGAGACCCAGCACAACACCAAACGCGGCGGCGATCTGCGCGCCATGCTCACGCCCACGGCGGTGGGCGCCACGAGCGGCTTCATGGGCCTGGCGACCGTCGAGCCCGGCGACCGCATCGGCGAGCACTACCACCCGTACTCCGAGGAGTTCGTGTACGTCGTGTGCGGCGAGATGGAAGTCGACCTCGACGACGAGACGCTGTCGATCCGGCCTGACCAGGGGCTGTTCATCCCGCCCTACGTGCGGCACCGGTTCCGCAACGTCGGCAGCGCCCAGGCCCGGATGGTCTTCCACCTCGGGCCGCTGGCCCCGCGGCCGGAGCTGGGGCACGTCGACACCGAGGAGACGCCGGTGGCGGAGGCCGCGGCGGCCCACCGGCCGCCGGAACGCACCGGGACGGCTTCATGA